One Leptospira barantonii genomic window, TTACCCGAAATTCCGAAGATCCGCATATCAACCTCTGCGAATCCGATTTGAATAGCGTTCGTCTCGTGATCCGGGACGGAGTTCCCGTCTACGGAGATGTAAGCTTAGAATCTTTTTTTGAAGAATCCGGAGCCGCTGTGGAAAAAATTCGCATCGACAATGCCGATAAATATTTAGTTGCATCTCCCGGAAAACTCCTGGAGTCGCTTGTCATCTCCCTTGGCTACAAAAAGGATTTGGCATTTTTCCCCGCACAGAAAGAATTTGATAACTTTGAGTAGGTAATCCATTGGCCGGTCCGATCATCAGAAATTATAAAGGCGGATCCATCATATATTTTGAGAAGGATAAAGCCGAGGATATTTACGTCCTAAGGAACGGTCGCGTCATCCTTACATTTCCTGCGGTGGATACCGGACAAGAGGTAAAGGAAGACGTTCGTATCGGAGAATTCTTCGGCGTCAAATCCGCTCTCGGAAAATACCCTAGAGAAGAGACCGCCCAAGTTATAGGTAGCGCGACGGTTCTCGTTTTTAAACCGAACGAGTTTGAACAATTCGTCGCGGAAAAAACCCACCTCATTCTCAAGATGATGAAGGTGTTTTCGAGCCAACTCAGACAGGTTCACAAGAAACTCAAAGAAATTTTAGGCCAATCCGATACGCGGAATCCCTCGTTCGAGTTGATGAACGTCGCGGAAGTTTTTTACAAAAACAACAACCTTCCCCACGCAGTGTACGCGTTTGAAAAATATTTACAAAATTACCCGGGAACCACGTACACAGGACGTGCGACCGAACTTCTCGAACTCGCGAGAAGAGGAAGTCCGTTTCCTTTGAACATGCCTCCGTTGGTTTACGAAGGCGGAAGCAGGGTTACTCAAGAAACTCTTCAGAACATCATGAAACCTGCGGTAGAAAAATCCACGATTACTGCGGGTGTTGATAACTCCATCACTTCGCTTTACAATCGCGCTCACACTCTTGTGAACGTCGGAAAACACGGGGAAGCGATGGTGATCTACAAGGATCTACTCAACCGGACCGATTTCAAATTCGATTCCGAAAAGAAGCTGGTGGAGAATTCCCTCTTTCAACTCGGCGTATGTCTTTTGAAACAAAACGATCTCGACAACGCGAATTCTTCCTTTTCGACTTATATCAAAAAATATCCGTCGGGAGAATCGATCAAAGAATCTCTCTTTCATCTCGCGGAAATCTCCGAACTCCAAGGGGATCGTCAAAGAGCGAGAATGTTGTACGGTAAGGTCGCGCTTCTGCCGCCGGAAAAGGACAGCATCTCTCAAAAGTCCAGACTGAAGGCTAAGGAGATGAGCACCTGATGGATCTGATGCTTGAATCCATGTTTTCCAAATTCGGTAAAACGTATGAACCGAACCAAATCATCTTCTGTGAAAACGAACCCGGAAACGACTTTTACCTGATTCAATCCGGGAAAGTAAAGATCGTAAAAACCGTTCCGAATCCGACCAAAAAGGAAGACTATCTCATCAAGACCCTGGATATTCTCGAGCAAGGGGATATTTTCGGAGAGATGGCGATCTTGGAAGAACAACCCAGATCCGCGACGGCTATCGCAATTTCGGAAGTGAAGGTGTTGAATTTCAACCGCGCGAACTTCGAACTTTTGATGACGAAGAACCCGATGTTGGCTTTGAAAATTCTCACCATCTTTTCGGTTCGGATCAACGACGCCAAAAGAAGACTTTTGATTCTTCTTATGGACGATATCCAAGGAAAGGTCGCGGACGTTTTCTTGATGCTCTACGAAAAGATGCACGCACACAGCGATTTCAAAGAGATCGTCTTGAACGTTTCCCAACACGACGTCGCAGAATGGTGCGCGCAACCCGTGGGAGAAGTTCAGAAGGTTCTCAACACTCTTTCCAAGAGCGGAAAAATCGAACTTTACGAAGACAAAATTGTTATACACAATATCGCCGACTTCCAGAGAATAGTCTCACAAAAACGGAAACCGAATTCTTAAAAGCTCCCGTAGCTCAGGTGGACAGAGCAGAAGTTTCCTAAACTTTTGGTCGGAGGTTCGAATCCTCTCGGGGGCAATGCCCGCCGAAGGATAACCTTGTCGCTTGCATGAAAAGAATCGTAACCGATCCAAGCCATGCAACAACATCCAGATTCCATTCTCTCCTTACTGAAAAAATCAGAAGAATTCTTAAAGAAAAAAGAAATTTCAAGCGCGAGACTCGACGCTGAAATTCTATTAGCCGACCTACTCGAACTACAAAGGGTAAAACTCTACGTAAACTTCGAACGGCTTTTGACCGAAACGGAAAAGAACGCATACAGAGAAAGAATCGTGGATCGTTCCAAAAACAAACCCACGGCCTATATCATCGGACAAAAGGCCTTCTACAATTCCGTGTTTTTCGTAAATGAAAACGTTCTGATCCCGAGACCCGAAACCGAGGAACTCGTGGAAAAAATCCTTTCGGATTTTAAGGAGAATGGAAACGAACAAAAC contains:
- a CDS encoding tetratricopeptide repeat protein, whose translation is MAGPIIRNYKGGSIIYFEKDKAEDIYVLRNGRVILTFPAVDTGQEVKEDVRIGEFFGVKSALGKYPREETAQVIGSATVLVFKPNEFEQFVAEKTHLILKMMKVFSSQLRQVHKKLKEILGQSDTRNPSFELMNVAEVFYKNNNLPHAVYAFEKYLQNYPGTTYTGRATELLELARRGSPFPLNMPPLVYEGGSRVTQETLQNIMKPAVEKSTITAGVDNSITSLYNRAHTLVNVGKHGEAMVIYKDLLNRTDFKFDSEKKLVENSLFQLGVCLLKQNDLDNANSSFSTYIKKYPSGESIKESLFHLAEISELQGDRQRARMLYGKVALLPPEKDSISQKSRLKAKEMST
- a CDS encoding Crp/Fnr family transcriptional regulator, with protein sequence MDLMLESMFSKFGKTYEPNQIIFCENEPGNDFYLIQSGKVKIVKTVPNPTKKEDYLIKTLDILEQGDIFGEMAILEEQPRSATAIAISEVKVLNFNRANFELLMTKNPMLALKILTIFSVRINDAKRRLLILLMDDIQGKVADVFLMLYEKMHAHSDFKEIVLNVSQHDVAEWCAQPVGEVQKVLNTLSKSGKIELYEDKIVIHNIADFQRIVSQKRKPNS